A region from the Pseudonocardia petroleophila genome encodes:
- a CDS encoding single-stranded DNA-binding protein, whose product MAGETVITVVGNLTADPELRFTPSGAAVANFTVAATPRTFDRASGEWKDGDALFMRCNVWRQAAENVAETLTRGMRVMVSGRLRQRSFETREGEKRTVVELEVDEVGPSLKYATAKVNKVSRGSGDGGGFGGSGSGGGSGGSSGGGYGGGGGSRGGQNDDPWGSAPPAGSGPAADDEPPF is encoded by the coding sequence ATGGCCGGCGAGACTGTCATCACCGTGGTCGGCAACCTCACCGCCGACCCGGAGCTGCGGTTCACCCCGTCCGGTGCCGCGGTCGCCAACTTCACCGTCGCGGCCACGCCGCGCACCTTCGACCGCGCCTCCGGCGAGTGGAAGGACGGCGACGCGCTGTTCATGCGCTGCAACGTCTGGCGCCAGGCGGCGGAGAACGTGGCCGAGACGCTCACGCGCGGCATGCGCGTGATGGTGTCCGGCCGGCTGCGGCAGCGCTCCTTCGAGACCCGTGAGGGCGAGAAGCGCACCGTCGTGGAGCTCGAGGTCGACGAGGTCGGCCCGTCGCTCAAGTACGCCACCGCCAAGGTCAACAAGGTCAGCCGCGGCAGCGGCGACGGCGGGGGCTTCGGCGGCAGCGGGAGCGGCGGCGGCTCCGGGGGTTCCTCCGGAGGCGGCTACGGCGGCGGCGGGGGATCCCGCGGCGGCCAGAACGACGACCCGTGGGGCTCCGCCCCTCCCGCCGGCAGCGGCCCCGCCGCCGACGACGAGCCCCCCTTCTAG
- the rpsF gene encoding 30S ribosomal protein S6, with the protein MRHYELMIILDPSLDERTVTPSLEQFLTVVKNDKGTVEKIEVWGKRRLSFEILKHAEGIYAVIEITCEPATVAELDRQLGLNESVLRTKVLRREPKKRAAPAPAVAAS; encoded by the coding sequence ATGCGCCATTACGAATTGATGATCATCCTGGACCCCAGCCTGGACGAGCGCACCGTGACGCCGTCGCTGGAGCAGTTCCTCACTGTCGTGAAGAACGACAAGGGCACCGTCGAGAAGATCGAGGTCTGGGGCAAGCGCCGCCTGTCCTTCGAGATCCTCAAGCACGCCGAGGGCATCTACGCCGTCATCGAGATCACCTGCGAGCCGGCCACCGTCGCCGAGCTCGACCGCCAGCTCGGGCTCAACGAGTCCGTCCTGCGCACCAAGGTGCTGCGCCGCGAGCCGAAGAAGCGGGCCGCCCCGGCGCCCGCCGTCGCGGCGAGCTGA
- a CDS encoding deoxyribonuclease IV, whose product MLIGAHVYEDDPVATAAERGADIVQMFLADPQGWKKPPSHPQAAELRASDVAVVVHSPYVVNLASLNNRIRIPSRKLVVQHAEAAAEVGAIGLVVHGGHVTQGEDAATGVDNWRKFFSRQADDGGFAVPILVENTAGGDNAMARRFDALARLWDAIGEFGAGFCLDTCHAHAGGEDLVGVVDRAKAITGRIDLVHLNNSRDGFDSARDRHANIDSGTIEPDLLAAVCAAADAPVVVETPADGQAGDIAFLRERLTR is encoded by the coding sequence ATGCTCATCGGGGCCCACGTGTACGAGGACGACCCGGTCGCCACGGCGGCCGAGCGGGGCGCCGACATCGTGCAGATGTTCCTGGCCGATCCGCAGGGCTGGAAGAAGCCGCCGTCGCACCCGCAGGCCGCTGAGCTGCGCGCGAGCGACGTGGCGGTCGTCGTCCACTCGCCCTACGTCGTCAACCTCGCCTCGCTCAACAACCGCATCCGCATCCCGTCCCGCAAGCTCGTCGTGCAGCACGCGGAGGCCGCGGCGGAGGTCGGGGCGATCGGGCTGGTCGTGCACGGCGGGCACGTCACGCAGGGGGAGGACGCGGCCACCGGCGTCGACAACTGGCGCAAGTTCTTCTCCCGCCAGGCCGACGACGGCGGGTTCGCGGTGCCGATCCTCGTCGAGAACACCGCGGGCGGCGACAACGCGATGGCCCGCCGCTTCGACGCGCTGGCCCGGCTGTGGGACGCGATCGGCGAGTTCGGGGCCGGGTTCTGCCTCGACACCTGCCACGCGCACGCGGGCGGGGAGGACCTGGTCGGGGTCGTCGACCGGGCGAAGGCGATCACCGGGCGGATCGACCTGGTGCACCTCAACAACTCCCGCGACGGGTTCGACTCCGCGCGCGACCGGCACGCCAACATCGACTCCGGCACCATCGAGCCCGACCTGCTGGCCGCCGTCTGCGCCGCGGCCGACGCGCCCGTCGTCGTGGAGACCCCGGCCGACGGCCAGGCCGGCGACATCGCGTTCCTCCGCGAGCGGCTGACGCGGTGA
- a CDS encoding glycosyltransferase 87 family protein produces MTRTALDVPRAPERPAGGAGAGTRVVLAVLVLLTGLTMLLGYANKARCTGPGYDAAGRSVPDYEIRVDRDVCYSDIQYLWLGRDVDKHVFPYVSGSITPDGRLVGGVVEYPVLTGLLIWAGAYFADTDGAFLLASAVLMAPFGLLTGWMLGRLARWRALLWAVGPPLVLYAFHNWDLPVVACAVGAIYVVHGRGGDRPLADRATVAAVLLGLGFALKLYPGAFVLPLALHVLAQSRPGSLDWRGALRVPLAAAATVVLVNLPFAVVGYEGWRASFTFQQLRDVDFTTNSIWYWGFRPESDPENLDFQDAIDVVSPLLVLLAFAVAAAVGWWRFRREGSYPWVAVSAAMLCGFMLLHKVHSPQYTLWLLPFLVLLAVPWRWIAAYLVADAVMGIGIFRWFYAFKAGEGGIYDGFAAQAVVLGVWGRAALLVVLFVLFLRLPDPWAGRDGDALTARRTPAAPGAPPA; encoded by the coding sequence GTGACGCGCACGGCCCTCGACGTCCCGCGGGCGCCCGAGCGCCCCGCAGGCGGCGCCGGGGCCGGAACGCGGGTCGTCCTCGCGGTCCTCGTCCTGCTCACCGGCCTCACGATGCTGCTGGGGTACGCGAACAAGGCGCGCTGCACCGGGCCGGGGTACGACGCGGCGGGCCGCAGCGTCCCCGACTACGAGATCCGCGTCGACCGCGACGTGTGCTACTCCGACATCCAGTACCTGTGGCTGGGCCGCGACGTCGACAAGCACGTCTTCCCCTACGTCTCCGGCTCGATCACGCCCGACGGCCGGCTCGTCGGAGGGGTCGTCGAGTACCCGGTGCTCACCGGCCTGCTGATCTGGGCGGGCGCGTACTTCGCCGACACCGACGGTGCGTTCCTGCTCGCCTCCGCCGTGCTGATGGCCCCGTTCGGGCTGCTCACGGGCTGGATGCTGGGCCGGCTCGCGCGGTGGCGCGCACTGCTGTGGGCGGTCGGGCCACCGCTGGTGCTCTACGCCTTCCACAACTGGGACCTGCCGGTCGTCGCCTGCGCGGTGGGCGCGATCTACGTGGTGCACGGGCGGGGCGGCGACCGCCCGCTGGCCGACCGCGCCACCGTCGCCGCCGTGCTGCTCGGACTGGGCTTCGCGCTCAAGCTCTACCCGGGCGCGTTCGTGCTGCCGCTGGCACTGCACGTCCTCGCGCAGTCCCGGCCCGGGTCGCTGGACTGGCGCGGCGCGCTGCGCGTCCCGCTCGCCGCCGCGGCCACGGTCGTCCTGGTCAACCTGCCGTTCGCGGTCGTCGGCTACGAGGGCTGGCGGGCGTCGTTCACCTTCCAGCAGCTGCGCGACGTCGACTTCACGACGAACTCGATCTGGTACTGGGGGTTCCGGCCCGAGTCCGACCCGGAGAACCTCGACTTCCAGGACGCGATCGACGTCGTCTCCCCGCTGCTGGTGCTGCTCGCCTTCGCGGTGGCCGCGGCCGTGGGCTGGTGGCGGTTCCGGCGCGAGGGCAGCTACCCGTGGGTCGCGGTGAGCGCGGCGATGCTGTGCGGCTTCATGCTGCTGCACAAGGTCCACTCGCCGCAGTACACGCTGTGGCTGCTCCCGTTCCTGGTGCTGCTCGCGGTGCCGTGGCGCTGGATCGCGGCCTACCTCGTCGCCGACGCCGTCATGGGCATCGGGATCTTCCGCTGGTTCTACGCCTTCAAGGCGGGCGAGGGCGGCATCTACGACGGGTTCGCCGCGCAGGCGGTCGTGCTCGGGGTGTGGGGCCGGGCCGCACTGCTGGTGGTGCTGTTCGTGCTGTTCCTGCGCCTGCCCGATCCGTGGGCCGGGCGGGACGGGGACGCGCTCACCGCCAGGCGAACACCGGCTGCTCCAGGTGCGCCACCCGCGTAG
- a CDS encoding NUDIX hydrolase, protein MTGRSDVVAALAAFTPRPIDRPELTRSAVGIVLVEEPEGPAFLLTRRASTLRRHSGQWALPGGRTDPGEGPGETARRELFEELGLGLDDSAELGVLDDYATRSGYVITPVVLWAGPVGELTPNPDEVGAVHRVPLSLIDVEPRFLTIPESDAPVIQLPLFDRFVHAPTGAVLHQFREVVLHGRATRVAHLEQPVFAWR, encoded by the coding sequence ATGACCGGTCGATCCGACGTCGTCGCCGCACTGGCGGCCTTCACCCCCCGGCCGATCGACCGCCCGGAGCTCACGCGCTCCGCGGTCGGGATCGTGCTCGTCGAGGAGCCGGAGGGCCCGGCGTTCCTGCTGACCCGGCGCGCGTCGACGCTGCGCCGGCACTCCGGGCAGTGGGCGCTGCCCGGCGGGCGCACCGACCCGGGCGAGGGGCCGGGCGAGACGGCGCGGCGCGAGCTGTTCGAGGAGCTGGGCCTCGGCCTCGACGACTCCGCCGAGCTCGGCGTGCTCGACGACTACGCCACGCGATCCGGCTACGTCATCACGCCGGTGGTGCTGTGGGCCGGTCCCGTCGGGGAGCTGACCCCCAACCCCGACGAGGTCGGCGCGGTCCACCGGGTGCCGCTGTCGCTGATCGACGTGGAGCCGCGGTTCCTCACGATCCCCGAGTCGGACGCGCCGGTGATCCAGCTCCCGCTGTTCGACCGGTTCGTGCACGCCCCCACCGGCGCCGTCCTGCACCAGTTCCGCGAGGTCGTGCTGCACGGGCGGGCTACGCGGGTGGCGCACCTGGAGCAGCCGGTGTTCGCCTGGCGGTGA
- a CDS encoding glycosyltransferase family 87 protein, whose product MSRPDPAEPRGVGTQDPPGPASPRQGVRVVPTWSDPLAAAASRVVGGPLGRHALIGRSAFWTPLRVVLLVAVAVLALGWLGKSPCLQQYRTDEGGLALDWRESRQYVAMCYSDTVPLWSIENLDDPSALPYRDPWFENAGEADETARYMEYPVLTGFHQWAAARFADGWRAAADAVGWLPTALPVVVYFDVSAAWLALAWLVAVWAVHALRPSRPWDAVLVALSPLVAVHVFTNFDALAVAAATAGMLALARNRPLLAGVLLGIGGGFKFYPLLLLGPILLVGLRRWHDGSGPLAPALRTAGAAIVTVVAVNLPVALAWPVGWAEFFRLNQTRPADPDSIYFAISHFSGWAGFDGQLAPGEPPAVLNLVSLVLFALCCAAIAVLAWWAPRTPRLASLAFLVVAAFLLVNKVWSPQYSLWLVPLAVLALPRARLLLAWMLVDALVWVPRMYYYLTPANMGLPPEWFLGAVLLRDAAVVGLCVLVVRSVLRPVTDPVRAVGVDDPDWPSVAAPVRVGA is encoded by the coding sequence GCGGCGGCGAGCCGGGTCGTCGGGGGGCCGCTGGGACGCCACGCGCTGATCGGGCGGTCGGCGTTCTGGACGCCCCTGCGGGTGGTCCTGCTCGTGGCGGTGGCCGTGCTGGCGCTCGGCTGGCTGGGCAAGTCCCCGTGCCTGCAGCAGTACCGCACCGACGAGGGCGGCCTGGCGCTGGACTGGCGCGAGAGCCGCCAGTACGTGGCGATGTGCTACTCCGACACCGTCCCGCTGTGGAGCATCGAGAACCTCGACGACCCGTCGGCCCTGCCGTACCGCGACCCGTGGTTCGAGAACGCGGGCGAGGCCGACGAGACCGCGCGCTACATGGAGTACCCGGTGCTCACCGGCTTCCACCAGTGGGCGGCGGCCCGGTTCGCCGACGGCTGGCGGGCCGCAGCCGACGCGGTCGGCTGGCTGCCGACGGCGCTGCCGGTCGTCGTGTACTTCGACGTGTCCGCGGCGTGGCTGGCCCTGGCGTGGCTGGTCGCGGTCTGGGCCGTGCACGCGCTGCGCCCGTCGCGGCCGTGGGACGCCGTGCTGGTCGCGCTGTCCCCGCTGGTCGCGGTGCACGTGTTCACCAACTTCGACGCGCTCGCCGTGGCCGCGGCCACCGCCGGGATGCTCGCGCTCGCCCGCAACCGGCCACTGCTGGCCGGGGTGCTGCTCGGGATCGGCGGCGGCTTCAAGTTCTACCCGCTGCTGCTGCTCGGGCCGATCCTGCTGGTGGGGCTGCGCCGGTGGCACGACGGCTCCGGCCCGCTCGCCCCCGCCCTGCGCACGGCGGGGGCCGCGATCGTCACGGTCGTCGCCGTCAACCTGCCGGTGGCGCTGGCCTGGCCGGTCGGCTGGGCGGAGTTCTTCCGGCTCAACCAGACCCGCCCCGCCGACCCCGACTCGATCTACTTCGCGATCAGCCACTTCAGCGGCTGGGCCGGCTTCGACGGGCAGCTGGCGCCCGGGGAGCCGCCCGCGGTGCTCAACCTCGTCTCGCTGGTGCTGTTCGCCCTGTGCTGCGCGGCGATCGCGGTGCTCGCCTGGTGGGCGCCCCGGACGCCGCGGCTCGCGTCGCTGGCCTTCCTCGTCGTCGCGGCGTTCCTGCTGGTCAACAAGGTGTGGAGCCCCCAGTACTCGCTGTGGCTCGTGCCGCTCGCGGTGCTCGCGCTGCCCCGGGCCCGGCTGCTGCTGGCCTGGATGCTGGTCGACGCGCTGGTCTGGGTGCCGCGGATGTACTACTACCTCACGCCGGCGAACATGGGGCTGCCGCCGGAGTGGTTCCTCGGCGCGGTCCTGCTGCGCGACGCCGCCGTCGTCGGGCTCTGCGTGCTGGTGGTCCGCTCGGTCCTGCGGCCGGTCACCGACCCGGTGCGCGCGGTCGGCGTCGACGACCCCGATTGGCCCTCGGTCGCCGCACCCGTCAGGGTCGGGGCATGA